The Rickettsiella endosymbiont of Dermanyssus gallinae genomic interval CAAAACGAATATGACAATACTCACCAATGCCAATAGCTATACCTTTCAATTAGATTCTAACGATATCAAGGCTTCCCCCACTTACCAATTAAAATTTAATTATCCGGTAGCCGGTTATGATCCTCAGGGACAAAGTAATGCGGTAGGTGTATGTGATCCGACAAAAATTAACTGGAAATATAGTTTCACCGGCGACCCGCGCTTAGCACCTATGGAGGTATTTGATTGCAACGGTCAGTTTACTTATTTCCGTTTCAAAGGTAACTTGCCAGCCATTTTTGTGGTGGATAAAAAGCGAAAGGAGACACTGGTTAATTATCACGTAACAGGAAAGTATGTGGTGGTTAATACCACTGCCCCGAGGTTTACGTTACGTCATGGGTCGAGTGTCACCAGTATTTACAACAATGCGCTTATCGGTGATTGGCAAGACGTGGTTAATGCGAGGTAATCAAATGGAAAAGCCAACCTCACAAACACCCTCCTCTGAAGGATTACCCGAGATTGCAGAGTCAACTAATAAAAAGCGCGTGCTACTCGTTATTCTCGGCGGACTGTTATTGTTATTAGTGACGCACTTTTATTTTAATGCTAAAAAAGAAACAATCAAAAGCGAATTTCCCGTCGAAGAAAGTTATACCACACCCAATACCCAGCCAAAAAAATCAAAAGAAAAATCAGATTCAGTCGAAACAAAACCTTTATCAGAACAACAACTCGCTTTATTAGGAGAAAAACAAAAAGAACTACAGCAACGCTTAGCCGCACCCATGATGGTATTCAATCAAGAAAATAATAACAGCCCTACCGTAAAATCCGATAAAACAGTGCATGCCGGTGAAGTGGATGCTAACCGCCAATTTTTGCAACAAGCCAGTACCGCTTCCAATTCCAATCAAACTGTTCAAGCCACAAAGATGGGCGCTTTAAATCAATTGATTGCAGAAGGACACATGATCCATGCCATTTTAGAAACGGCGATTAATTCTGATCTACCAGGTAATTTAAGAGCAATGATTGATCAGCCGATTTATTCAGAGGATGGATCACAAGTATTAATACCGCCAGGCAGTCGATTAATGGGTCAGTATAAAAGTGGCATGCTACAAGGCCAATCACGGGTTTTTATAGTGTGGACACGTTTAATGACACCGGATGGTGTGAGTTTAAATCTGGCTTCGCCTGGTGTGGATTCACTGGGTATGGCAGGAATGTCAGCCGACACCATTAATCATCATTTCTGGCAACAGTTTGGTACAACGGCATTGCTTTCAATCTTGGGTGTCGGTACATCGAATGTCGGTGTAGATAGTAATGCGTCTTATAACGCTTCACAGGCTTATCGTATGGCGATAACCAATAGTTTCAACCAAACAGCCCAGCAAACGCTACAAGCCGGTATGATTCCACCAACCCTATGGGTTAATCAAGGTAGCCCGATCCAAGTATTTGTTGCACACGACCTTGATTTTAGTGCGGTTAGTCAAACTACACATTCTAAAATGAATATTTTTTAACTAAAAAAAACCAATGTCGACTAAAGCCCTAGAAAAATACTTAGCGCCGTTACAACCCTATTTGCAAACTAATGGTGTCACCGAAGTGTGCATTAATCAACCAGGCGCGGTATTCGTTGAAGAAAACGGCAAGTTTACTCGATATACCAGTGAACCACTCGAATTCGGGTTTCTTGAAACCTTAGCAAATCTGATTGCAGAATTTAATCATAAGCAGTTTCCTCATCCTTTGCTTTCCGGTTATTTACCTACCGGCGAACGAATACAATGTGTGATGTCGCCTGCCTGTGAAAAAAATAAGATTATCTTTTCGATTCGTTGTCATTCACGGCGTGATATGAGCTTAGAGGATTATCAAGCCAGTGGAGTTTTTGACCAATATGCCGCTGCAAATGAAAGCACGTATGCACAAACAACAGATTTACTCAAAACATTACATGCCAAGAAAGACGTTTTTGGTTTTCTAAAAGTAGCAATAAAAGCCAAAAAAAATATGATCATTAGCGGTGGAACCGGCACAGGTAAAACCACCTTTCTGAATGCGTGTTTAAAATTGATTCCGGACACAGAACGGTTGATCACGCTAGAAGATACGCGCGAGGTTAAGATTAATCAGCCTAATACCGTTCATTTATTGTTTAATGAAGATGATGAAACCATTACAGCAAAAAAGCTATTTAAAGCCTGTTTACGCCTAAGACCCGATCGTATTTTATTATCTGAGTTACGCGGTACAGAGGCATGGTCGTTTCTCCGTGCAGCGAACAGTGGCCATCCAGGCAGTATCAGCACAGTACATGCCGATACGCCGCAAGGTTGTTTTGATCAGCTCGTTTTTATGATGCAGCAAGCGCGTTCATCTTCAACTGAAGAAAACCTACGCACCTACATTCAATCCATTATTCCTATTGTTATCCAGCTAAAACGTAGCACTAACCCAGCAAGATTTGTGGAAATAGCCGAAATTTATTTAGGAGCCTTCCTTTAATAAACTCCTTTCAATAGCTTCTATCAACAATTTAGTTAGAATAGGTTTTGTTAGTACCTTATCTGCCCCTAATGCTAGACATGTTTCTTCCTTTTTCTTATCAATATGTGTTGAACAAGCAATCAAGAGTGTTGATTTATTTAAATTACAGTCACGAGCTGCTTGAATAACCGCTTGACCAGGTTGATCAGGTAAGCCTAAGTTAATTAAAATTAAAGCATAAAGTTTATTACTAACTAGGTTAATAGCCTCTTCTGCCGTTTTAACCACATATACCTGGTAACCTAGATGAGTTAACTGAGAATGAATTGCCATCTGGCAAACAACATCATCTTCAACTAATAAAGCAGGTAAAAAGTGGTGTTTTTCCTTTTCTTGTTGTTTATATAACTGCACCTTTTTATCTCCGTATTATTAAACTTTATTTAAAAATTATTGTTGATGATAAAAAACAACAGCTTAAAACAAAATTTTATGGGGTGTTTCTAAGATCAATTAATATTTAATCTATATAAATTGTATAGATTAAAATTAAGACTTGGCACCCGTATTGACTACGGGGTATTGAAAAGAGATAGACTTAGGAGAAAACTCAGGGTTACGTATAAAGAAAACTGAAACAAAAGCCAGGAATAAGCCAACGCTAATAATCCACAAAGCATTCTGATAGCTAAATAAAGTATAAATCGCTACTCCATTTATAGTAGTATGCGGTGCAGCAATATTCATTACCCATCCAAAAAGTGGCATAAACACAATATATCCACTCATCGTCGTAAATGAGACAATACTTGCTGACATAGCAGGAATTCCTATTCGATCATTCTGAGCGGCCGTTGGGTATCCTAATATTTGAGCGCTTGAAATAAATCCAACTAAAAAGAAAACAAGTAATTCAGCATTCTTGCTTAAATGTGGCTGATAGGTAATAAAAACTGTCAAAATCAAAGATAGTAACGCTGCGAACCACATTACAGCTTTTCTTTTGCATAAAAAATCAGATGCCCAACCAGCAATAGGAGCACCAACGATGGTTCCAATAAAAATCATGCTAACAATAGTAGCTGCATCAGCTCTAGCAAATGAATGAGCTTGCATTAAAAATAAACTTCCCCAAATTGCCCCTAATAACATCATGGGTAAATTCATAAGACACGTGTAAATACCGCATGACCAGTTACTGACTTTTGAAGCAGCATTTTTAAAAGCATGCCAGTAATTGATTGTTTCAACTAAATTTGGCATATATCTCTTGTTATCAGGTGAATCTTTCACGACTGATAAAATAGCAATACCCACCACAGCACCCACCATAGCATCAATAAGAAGCGCATTTCGCCAACCATATGTTTCAACAAGCAACATTAAGGGAGTTTGTGCTAACACCCCTCCTAACATCGCGATAGTCATAATTAATCCGGTAGCCAATGCTAATCGAGACTTCGGAACCCAATTTGTTGAAATCTTAAAACACCCTAAAAAACAAAATGCGCTTGCAATCCCTTCAATACACCGATAAACAGCTGCCAGCCATAATTCATATGAAAGAGCGAATCCAATAATCCCAATAATACTCAAAATTAACGTAACCAAAATGATTTTCTTTGGAGAAAAACGATCTAAAAGATAGCCTGCAGGTAGCAAAAAAACGACAGTCGAATAAAAATAAATAGATGATAAAAAACCTAATTGGGTTGAATCAAGACCATAAGCTTTCATCACCTCAGGATCAATTGAACTAAACATATTGACCTGAAGAAATTCAAATAAAAAGAAAAGAGAAGCAACAAAACAAACAATCCAACCTTTCAGTCCTAAGTTACTCTTCAGCATGCTGGTTGAATTTGTGTGGGAATACGACATCTTGAATTCCTGTTTTTTTCAAAAATATTGCCAACTCATCTTTACTCAAATTAATACCTAAAACTTTGAAAATTTTTTGTTTCATTTCTTCGATATATGTCTCAACAGTACGATACGAAATACCAAGGTAACGCGCACATTGCTTAGCGGTAGCCCCAGCAACAAGATAAACAGCAACTTCAGCTTGCTTAGGCGTAAGATATAAATCATCTGATGCACTTAAAAGATAGAACTTATCCATCTCTGTTTTTTTATAAAAAGCTGTTCTAGTTTCGAGGGATACCTCAATATCCTTAAAACGATTAGGATTTACAATTTGTCGTTCAGGTAAAAATATTCTATTTTTTGCTGACTGCTTAATTAAATCAGCACCCCTGTCTTGAAAGTGTTGAATAAATCGTTTAAAAAGATCGATATTCCTAACATAGTAGTTATTAATATGAACGTTATCTTTAGTTGATGCAAAAATGTAAAGATAGGTTACATCATCACGCTTGATGACAAAACTAACCCCATTATCGATGTTAAACGACTCCCTTCCTTGACTATAGGCCGGATCCGCTGAATCAAGTTCAGACCACAAGAAATAGCCTTTAGGCAAAAGATGCTCAACATCCACTGCCCCCGCTGTCAAATAGAGTGCATTTTGATAAAAATGATCAATCCAAGGCGCATCATTAGTCAATAATTCACGCGAGCCATCTTTATAAATTTTGAGATAATTGAAATAGCTAACTCCAATGTCTTGCAACGGTGTGCAAATCTGATTGACCTCATCAGCCGATTTAAGTGCATAATGATTTTGTAAATCCATCCCTTTCATAAAGTCTTCCGATTTCTGAATTCTTTAGGCTTGAGGTTTTTTACTAACTAACTTTCATCCTTGGCACTACGCTCGCCTCTTCTGTAAACGCAACCCTATCACTTAAAATCAAATCCAGCAAAGTTACCGGATCATCACAACATTTAATTAATGCCAAATGTGAGGTACTAACAAATCCCTCTTTAACACCTCGTTCAAGTTGAGCAAAAGTAAAATCGAAATACCCATCAATATTTAAAAGACCTAGCGGTTTTTTGCTTGCCCCAATCTTGCGGGCATTCCAAATTTCAAACATCTCTTCAAAGGTGCCTAAACCACCAGGCATAGCAATAAATCCATCAGATAAATCTGCCATCATCGCCTTTCGTTCTTGTAAGCTATTAGTCACATGTAAATGAGTTAATCCGTCATGGGTTATTTCTCCTTCCAGCACAGTAGCCATTACACCTACTACTCTGCCACCATTCGCTAGAACGGCATCAGCTAATTGCCCCATTAACCCAATTTTTGCACCACCATAGACAAGCTGAACTTTTCGTTCTGCCAAAATCTTCCCTAGAGCCAATGTAGCTTCTAAAAATTTTGGATTTTGAGGAATGGTTGCACCAAGAAATACACATAGGCTTTTCACAAAAAATTCTCCTTCGTTTTTTTATAAATTTCTTATGTACTCAAAACTAGATAAACAAATGAAATGAAAAAAATGGAAAGGAATATATTATAAAGAAAAGATAATACCCTTAAAGTAGGAAATACCCGTATAAAATTTTTTTGTTCCACTATTTAACTCCTTTGCTTTTAACATATAATACGTTTTATCATCTAATTATTGCCTAAAAGCTAGATGGAACCCATAG includes:
- a CDS encoding TrbG/VirB9 family P-type conjugative transfer protein; translation: MNKKLSFFVCILMIILPLHEASAALVPRPVAADRHIKIVNYDPNNVVMIQGAYGYETHIVFAPDEEVQTIAIGDSLAWQAKPVKNNLILKPTAASKTNMTILTNANSYTFQLDSNDIKASPTYQLKFNYPVAGYDPQGQSNAVGVCDPTKINWKYSFTGDPRLAPMEVFDCNGQFTYFRFKGNLPAIFVVDKKRKETLVNYHVTGKYVVVNTTAPRFTLRHGSSVTSIYNNALIGDWQDVVNAR
- a CDS encoding TrbI/VirB10 family protein, yielding MEKPTSQTPSSEGLPEIAESTNKKRVLLVILGGLLLLLVTHFYFNAKKETIKSEFPVEESYTTPNTQPKKSKEKSDSVETKPLSEQQLALLGEKQKELQQRLAAPMMVFNQENNNSPTVKSDKTVHAGEVDANRQFLQQASTASNSNQTVQATKMGALNQLIAEGHMIHAILETAINSDLPGNLRAMIDQPIYSEDGSQVLIPPGSRLMGQYKSGMLQGQSRVFIVWTRLMTPDGVSLNLASPGVDSLGMAGMSADTINHHFWQQFGTTALLSILGVGTSNVGVDSNASYNASQAYRMAITNSFNQTAQQTLQAGMIPPTLWVNQGSPIQVFVAHDLDFSAVSQTTHSKMNIF
- the virB11 gene encoding P-type DNA transfer ATPase VirB11; amino-acid sequence: MSTKALEKYLAPLQPYLQTNGVTEVCINQPGAVFVEENGKFTRYTSEPLEFGFLETLANLIAEFNHKQFPHPLLSGYLPTGERIQCVMSPACEKNKIIFSIRCHSRRDMSLEDYQASGVFDQYAAANESTYAQTTDLLKTLHAKKDVFGFLKVAIKAKKNMIISGGTGTGKTTFLNACLKLIPDTERLITLEDTREVKINQPNTVHLLFNEDDETITAKKLFKACLRLRPDRILLSELRGTEAWSFLRAANSGHPGSISTVHADTPQGCFDQLVFMMQQARSSSTEENLRTYIQSIIPIVIQLKRSTNPARFVEIAEIYLGAFL
- a CDS encoding response regulator, with protein sequence MQLYKQQEKEKHHFLPALLVEDDVVCQMAIHSQLTHLGYQVYVVKTAEEAINLVSNKLYALILINLGLPDQPGQAVIQAARDCNLNKSTLLIACSTHIDKKKEETCLALGADKVLTKPILTKLLIEAIERSLLKEGS
- a CDS encoding MFS transporter, with protein sequence MSYSHTNSTSMLKSNLGLKGWIVCFVASLFFLFEFLQVNMFSSIDPEVMKAYGLDSTQLGFLSSIYFYSTVVFLLPAGYLLDRFSPKKIILVTLILSIIGIIGFALSYELWLAAVYRCIEGIASAFCFLGCFKISTNWVPKSRLALATGLIMTIAMLGGVLAQTPLMLLVETYGWRNALLIDAMVGAVVGIAILSVVKDSPDNKRYMPNLVETINYWHAFKNAASKVSNWSCGIYTCLMNLPMMLLGAIWGSLFLMQAHSFARADAATIVSMIFIGTIVGAPIAGWASDFLCKRKAVMWFAALLSLILTVFITYQPHLSKNAELLVFFLVGFISSAQILGYPTAAQNDRIGIPAMSASIVSFTTMSGYIVFMPLFGWVMNIAAPHTTINGVAIYTLFSYQNALWIISVGLFLAFVSVFFIRNPEFSPKSISFQYPVVNTGAKS
- a CDS encoding helix-turn-helix transcriptional regulator, yielding MKGMDLQNHYALKSADEVNQICTPLQDIGVSYFNYLKIYKDGSRELLTNDAPWIDHFYQNALYLTAGAVDVEHLLPKGYFLWSELDSADPAYSQGRESFNIDNGVSFVIKRDDVTYLYIFASTKDNVHINNYYVRNIDLFKRFIQHFQDRGADLIKQSAKNRIFLPERQIVNPNRFKDIEVSLETRTAFYKKTEMDKFYLLSASDDLYLTPKQAEVAVYLVAGATAKQCARYLGISYRTVETYIEEMKQKIFKVLGINLSKDELAIFLKKTGIQDVVFPHKFNQHAEE
- a CDS encoding TIGR00730 family Rossman fold protein, with translation MKSLCVFLGATIPQNPKFLEATLALGKILAERKVQLVYGGAKIGLMGQLADAVLANGGRVVGVMATVLEGEITHDGLTHLHVTNSLQERKAMMADLSDGFIAMPGGLGTFEEMFEIWNARKIGASKKPLGLLNIDGYFDFTFAQLERGVKEGFVSTSHLALIKCCDDPVTLLDLILSDRVAFTEEASVVPRMKVS